The DNA region AATAGCCAGCGGAATAAATGAAGAATATTTTTTCATCTTGCATCTCCCATATTCGTTAGACGACAAAAGAAGGGGGATTGTTCACCCTTGTTTTTTTATGTAGTAACCACTTGAAATTCCTTGCATAATGACATTTTTAATATCGGACGGCCAGTTTTTTTTGCAACGGGTGAACCTTGGGTTGTGCGGTTGCGTCTAAAGCCGCAAGAAAGGAGATTTACCATGAAATATTTAAGAACCTTAATACTTGTCCTTGGTTTTACCGCTTTTACCGCGGGGTGTGGAAGCCTTTTTGGCGCTTCTGAAGACGAGGAATCGTCCTCCGACTCGGATACAGCCACCGAAACGGATGAAGAGTCGATGATGAGCGCCGCCGTTGAGGCGCTTACAGTTCCACCACGGGTAGCGAGTCGGCAAGCTCCGCCTCAATTTCGGCGCTTTCGACCGATACCTCCTCGCTGGCCACGGCTTCCCTGGTCAAGAGATTTCGTTGCGATGATTCGTCATCGGTGGACGAGACCTTTTCGTGCGACAATGATGATGGAAGTGTGGATCGGGTCGTCACCTTTGACGGCTGCGACCTCGAATACAGCCCGCGCGACGCCGTCTTAAACGGCGGGTTCACCAACACCATCGAAAACGGCGGCGACGGCCTCTGTGAGGCCTCCGACACCATCGATTTTGCCCACATGGTGATGGGGCGCGACGGTTTGGACGCCGTGCATACGCACCAGATCGACGAGGACGCCGGGATGGTCTTTACGTGGGGAAACAGCATCGGCGACCACACGGTTACGGTGAACGGATTGCATACCGAAACCTTCTCCGGCGCGGTGGACGGGGATAACGACGGCGCCGCCGAGTCGGTTACGGTCACCCTCGAAAAGTCGATATCCCGGGTGCACGAGATCGACGGCGAGGTGGAAAACGAGGTGACGGTGTTTACCTCCGATGATGACTTTGAGGCGGAGGATTCCGACGGGAACCCAATCACCGTGGAGGTGTCGTTGCCGGTGCACGAAGTCACCATCGACGAAGACACAGGCCTCCCCGAAGGCCGGACGATCGTCTCTGGAAACCTGATTGTCGACAACGAGTCGGATAGCCTTCGCATGATCTTCTCGGTCGATGATGAGGGTTTAAGTTTTGACGACGGCTCCACCTGCGGTCCGGTTGACGGAACCATCACGATTGTCGGCTACACCATTGAAGACGACGGAACGATCGGCGCCGAGGTTGGAACCGGCGAGGTCGTCTTTGAGGATGGCGAAGTCCAAAGCGCCACCTTTGACGGGATTACACTGGAACCCCAGCCGCGCCCCTGCAGTTGATATTTCTTTTCTCGATCACCCCTCTGGCTCGCGAAACGCCCCCGAGGGGGCGTTTTGTTGTCGCCGGATGATTTTTTTGACAATGGAAAATTTCCTTTTCCCATGTTATGAGAACCGGCGGTGAAACGGTTGAAAATCCTCCACATCCAGAAGGTAAAAGAGACCTCCGGGCCCCAGAAACATCTCCATCTTTTGCTCCCCCGCCTTGATCCCAAAAAATTTGAGGTCCATTTTTTGATCCTCGAAGAAAAAGACCGGCCCCAGCGGGACTACTCTGCGCTGTTTAACGGAAGCAGTGTGGCGGTGACCCGTTTTACGATCCGCCGCGATGTCGATCTCTTTCTCCTTTTTAAACTGGTCCTCTGGATGCGCCGGCAAAAATTCGATCTGGTCCATACCCATTTACTCCATGCCGACACCCTCGGCGCGTGGGCCGCGCATTTGGCCGGCATTTCCCGGATTGTCAGCACCAAACATGGTCTGGATGGTTCCGAAAAACTTAAACGCGGGGAGCGGTATCTGTTGCGGCGGTGCTCCCGGTTTTTAAACGGCGTCATCGCCGTTTCGGAAGTGGTGCGGGCGATTTGTGAAACAAAGGAGAAAATCCCGCGGGAAAAGATGACCGTCATCTATTACGGCCGGCCGGCCGTGGAAAATCCACAGCCTCCCGACTCGGCCGATTTTCTTTATCTGGGGCGGCTTGCCCCCGAAAAGGGGTGCCGCGAGCTTTTGAAGGCCTTTGAGATGGTGGTCCAATCGTCGCCGCAGGCGCGGCTCTTCATCGCCGGAGACGGGCCGCTGAAGGAAGAAATGGACCGGCGGGTCCGGGAAAAAGGGCTCGATCGCTCAATCTCCCTTCTTGGTTATCGGGAAGATGTCGATTCGCTCCTCGAAAAGTCTGTGGCGCTGGTCCTCCCCAGCCACGGCGAGGAGGGGGGGCTTCCCCTTCTGGAGGCGATGGCCCACGCCCGGCCGGTGGTGGCCACAAACGTCTCCGCCATTCCGGAAATTGTGCTCCACGGCAAAACCGGCCTTTTGGTTCCGCCGCGCAATGTTTTTTCGCTCTCCGAGGCGATGAAGACCCTTCTCGATGACGAAGAGTCGAGTACCCGGATGGGGGAGGCGGGCTATCGGCGGCTGAAGGAATATTTCAGCCCGGAGATAATGGTCAAAAAGACCGAAGAGCTCTACAAAAAGATGTTGGACCGGTGAATCGGCCGGGTATTGCCATCCGCGAATTGTTGATATAGGAAGCAAGACCGTATGAAAAAGATTTTATTTTTGGTTTTCTTTTTTGCAACCGTTCCGGCTCATGCCTACGACACCTTCCACCCCGAGGCGGATGAGGCCCTGCAAAACGGCGAGACATGGGTGGAGGTGACCTTCAAAAGGCATGACTACAAGGCGCATACGAGCACAAGGGCGTGGTACCCCTATCCCGCCGAAGAGGTCTGGAAAATTTTGATTGATACGAACACTTACAAAGAGAGATACTCCGACTATTCCGACAGCCGGACGCTCGACAAAAACCAGTTTGACCTCGTCGTCCGTAAAAAGCCCGACAGCATCAAGGGTTTTTATGAACTGGTCGGCGGGCAGGAATTCCCTTCCGAGTACGGCAGAAAACCCGGCAGTGTCTGGGCCAGTTATATCCTTCAGCGCTTTAACCTCCCCTGGCCGCTCAACGACCGGTGGGGGATTTCCAGGGTGAAAAATGACGAATCGCAGGCCCATAAAGGAAAATACCGATACGAATATGAAACCCCCGCAGGGAATTTCAAGGCGCTCAAAGGATACTGGGAGCTGGTGCCGGTGCCCGGAAGACCGCGCTGGACGGAGTTTCGGGGGGAGTATGACTCGGACCCGGGCATTCAGTATCCGCAATTTGTGGCCCGGAGCCTCTTTCGCTCGTCGATGAAAAAAAGCGTGGAGGTGAACAAGAAGGCGCTGGAGGCCAAGTTGGGGACCGCCGGCAGAAATGTCAAATGACAAATGTCAAAGTTCAAAGGAATGTCAAAAAAACAATGTCAAACCATCATTTGACATTTAAAAAATGAACATTTTGAAACCATCGGCACTCCTCTTTCTCCTTGTTGCTTCCGGCCTGTCTGTCGCCGCGCAAGCCAAAGCCCCGTGGCAGTCCAATAAGCTCCGCGAGAAGAGGAAATACGAAAAAATCCAGGAGAAGATCGACGCGATTTCCCTCTACCGGGAAAAACTCTCCGGCACTTATGACATCATCGGGCCGGTTTCGGCGCAGGATGCCTTGACCAACAAGCGCACCTACATCTACAACAAGATGCGCCAAATCGCCTATGAGATGGGGGCCGACGCCGTGATGGAGATCCGGTGCAAAAAAACGCTCAACTGGCTGGCCCAGTCGTGCGAGGGGTTTGGAATAAAATTCAAAGGGGATGAATCAGGCGAGGTTCTTCCCCTCCCGGAGTAACTCCCTGACCCGTTCCATCGAACCGGCCTCGGCATAAATGCGAACCAGCGGTTCGGTGCCGGAGGCGCGGATCATCAGCCAACTGTTATCATCGAGAATATACTTGAAGCCGTCCAAAAAATTGACGCGGGCCACATGGTGGCCGGCAATAGATTCAATTTTGGAATTTTTCAGCTTTGCTTTTAATTGTTCGATTCTCCATTTTTCCAGATGCAGGTCGAGCCGGTCGAAACAAAAAGTCCCGATTTCCGCGTAAAGTTCATCGATCAACTCTTTCAGATTTTTTTTTCGCTGGGCCATCATTTCAAGAAGCATCAGGCCGTTCAGGATGCCGTCCCTCTCATGGACGTGAGAGGCAAAACTGATGCCGCCCGATTCCTCACCCCCCAT from Deltaproteobacteria bacterium includes:
- a CDS encoding glycosyltransferase; translation: MKRLKILHIQKVKETSGPQKHLHLLLPRLDPKKFEVHFLILEEKDRPQRDYSALFNGSSVAVTRFTIRRDVDLFLLFKLVLWMRRQKFDLVHTHLLHADTLGAWAAHLAGISRIVSTKHGLDGSEKLKRGERYLLRRCSRFLNGVIAVSEVVRAICETKEKIPREKMTVIYYGRPAVENPQPPDSADFLYLGRLAPEKGCRELLKAFEMVVQSSPQARLFIAGDGPLKEEMDRRVREKGLDRSISLLGYREDVDSLLEKSVALVLPSHGEEGGLPLLEAMAHARPVVATNVSAIPEIVLHGKTGLLVPPRNVFSLSEAMKTLLDDEESSTRMGEAGYRRLKEYFSPEIMVKKTEELYKKMLDR